The DNA window CAGCACTGCGGGGTGATCCACTACTTTTCGTATCTGAAAATCGAGGAAGCAAAACAGATGATCCGGCAGGAACAGGCAAACTTTACGGAGATCTCGGATGCCCTCGGTTATACCTCCATCCATTACTTTTCCCGGCAGTTCAAGACCTTTACCGGAATGTCTCCGTCGGAATACGCAATCTCTATCAAGGCACTGGCAGAGGATGATTCCGCAAATGTACTGCATTGATTTCACCAGCGTCCGGATACTGTGAACCGTAACTACTTTCTGTTTTTTCTTTTCCCTTGCTTTTTTGCTGTAAATGGGATAACGTATTTTTAGACGCAGCTGTTACTTTTCGAAACAGCTGTCTTTAATATGAAAGATCTCTAAGGAGGGTTTTTATGAGAATCATTGTAACAAAAGATTATAACGACATGAGCCGAAAAGCTGCGAACATTATTTCCGCACAGATCATCACCAAACCGGACTGTGTTCTGGGTCTGGCCACCGGTTCTTCACCGGTAGGTACTTATAAAACACTGGTAGACTGGTATAAAAAAGGGGACCTTGATTTTTCTGAGGTTACTACCGTCAATCTGGATGAATACCGTGGACTGACACATGACAACGACCAGAGTTATTATTATTTTATGAATGATAACCTGTTTTCTCACGTAAATATCGATCCGGCACACACTCATATCCCGGATGGCACCGAACCGGATGCACAGAAAGCATGCGACGACTTCGAAGCCATCGTAAAAAGCTGTGGCGGAACCGATCTGCAGCTTCTTGGTCTTGGTCATAACGGACACATCGGCTTCAACGAGCCAGCCGAAGACTTCCCGAAATTCACGCACTGCGTAGATCTGACCGAGAGCACCATCCAGGCAAATGCCCGTTTCTTTGACAAACCGGAAGACGTTCCGACCCAGGCTTACACCATGGGCATCGGTACAATCATGCGTGCAAAACGAATCCTGCTGATCGCCAGCGGTAAAGACAAAGCAGCCATCGTAAAAGAAGCCCTGTTCGGACCGGTTCGTCCTCAGGTACCGGCTTCCATCCTTCAGCTTCACCCGGATGTAACCGTTGTCCTGGATGAAGAGGCAGCTTCCTGCCTGTAATCTTAACGTAATGTACTCTCGGAATCTTTCTGTGCTTGATTTTGTGAGATGATTTTTTGTCAGTCGCAAAGGCAAGTGCAGAAAGACTCCGAGAGTACATCATATATAAAAAAGGAACAGTTCCCATGCTGTTCCTTTTTTCAAATCATTTTATTAATATACTCTAGGAGGTATTACTTCTATGTTTATTCCAATCGACTACGAAAACTGGGACCGCAAAGAAATCTACGACGCCTTTCACGGATACATGTACTGCATGACCGTAGAACTGGATATCACCGAATTTCTCGAAAAAATCCATGAAAGCCACTGGAAATTCTATCCTTCCATGTGCTATTGCATCGCAAAAACCGTAAATGAACACCAGGACTACCGCTACGCCAAAATCAACGGTCATGTCGGCTACTTCGGTCAGGTCAATCCACACTACACCCTGCTTCGCACAAACTCCAACCACCTCTTCACCCACCAGTGGACCGATTACAACGAAGACTTTGCCGCCTTCCACAAACAATTCCTGGAAGACAAAGCCCTCGCAGAAGCCGGCGATACCTTGTACTACCCAAAAGAAGACGGTCTGAATAATGTGCATATATCCATCATGCCAAACACCAGCTACACAGCCCTGAGCTACTCCAAACCAGATTCCTTCACCCACTACAATACTCCTACCGTCAGCTACGTTCCCTTCATCATGATCGGAAAATACCACGAAGTCGACGGCAGGGTAAAAATCCCAATCACCACCGAATTCCACCACGCCGTAAACGACGGCTACCATGCAGAACAATTCTTCCATCTGCTGGAAGACTGCTGCAGGGAATTCTAAAAAATCCGCTTTTTTATAATCTTCTATAATAAAGCCTACACAAAAAGGACTGTACAAACCCAATACTGTACAGTCCTTTTACCAGCTTTTCTAAGCGCTGCCGACTACCAGAAAGCCCACGCTTGCCCGACCCGTTGCATAATGCGTGGATTTTCGTCCGTCAAACGACGAATTTACCCTTCATGCACCAAAGCCAGATAAATCATAGCCACCCCAATCAACAAAATCAAAACTCCCATCACAATCCGCAAAACCTTACTAATCCTCTCATACTTTGGATCATACATCCACCGTTCCACCACACTGTAACTCGTCCCTGCCGTAACCAGCAAAACACTGTGTCCAATCGCAAACATCACCATCAGGAAAATCCCCCATGCCGTCTTCCCAGCCTGAGCCGCCATTGCCAGCAGCGCGATCATCACTGGCGTAGAACAATGCGAAGCCACCGCTCCACTCACCATGCCAGCCAGCAGTGCACCAAGATACCCTTTCTTCGTCACCTTCGGACCACAGTGACAATGACCATCTCCCTCCTGGCAGTCCACCGGATGATGATGCTCCTTCTCGTGATGATGGTGATGATCATGACATTCGCAACCGTGTTCCTCATGACTCTCTCCGGTTCCGTGATCATGTGGATGGTTCGGTAAAATCTTTATCACACCCCAGATCTGTAACGCCATCAGCACCATAACCACACCAAGAATCCCGTACCACCAGGCACCGAACTCATGCAGATAATGTCCCAGCACAGACGCCAGGGAACCAAAAACCAGAAATGTCAATGCAAGACCGCCCGCCATCGTCAGAGACAGACGAAACGCCTTTTTCGTGTCATTCTTCGCAGACCCGCCGATATAAGCGATCACCATCGGCACACTCGATAACGAACACGGTGTGAAAGAAGTCACCAGACCTCCCACCAGTGCCAGAACCGGCGCCAGCCAGATATACTGCTGAATCAAATTTGCTAACGTATTTAACCACTGTGTCATAATTTACTCCTCTTTTCTTTACGTTTTATGTTTGAACATATGAACGGTTCTTCATTTTCCCGAAAATGCAGACAAGGAGCCTGTCCGCTTACACGGGCAGTGCTCCTTGTCTCATAAAGCTGTTTTCCAATAAATAAAACGCTCTTACTTCTTTATTTAGTTATCTTCTTCCTGCATCAGATATACCTGACGTTTTCTTGCCATCTCATCACTTGCCAGATATTCATCGTAGGTTGTGATCTTATCGATCATAGAACCATTCGGCATGATCTCCATGATACGGTTTGCTGTTGTCTGTACAAACTGATGGTCGTGGGATGCGAATAACAGAACACCCGGGAATTTGATCAGA is part of the Blautia faecicola genome and encodes:
- a CDS encoding cytochrome c biogenesis CcdA family protein; its protein translation is MTQWLNTLANLIQQYIWLAPVLALVGGLVTSFTPCSLSSVPMVIAYIGGSAKNDTKKAFRLSLTMAGGLALTFLVFGSLASVLGHYLHEFGAWWYGILGVVMVLMALQIWGVIKILPNHPHDHGTGESHEEHGCECHDHHHHHEKEHHHPVDCQEGDGHCHCGPKVTKKGYLGALLAGMVSGAVASHCSTPVMIALLAMAAQAGKTAWGIFLMVMFAIGHSVLLVTAGTSYSVVERWMYDPKYERISKVLRIVMGVLILLIGVAMIYLALVHEG
- a CDS encoding CatA-like O-acetyltransferase, with amino-acid sequence MFIPIDYENWDRKEIYDAFHGYMYCMTVELDITEFLEKIHESHWKFYPSMCYCIAKTVNEHQDYRYAKINGHVGYFGQVNPHYTLLRTNSNHLFTHQWTDYNEDFAAFHKQFLEDKALAEAGDTLYYPKEDGLNNVHISIMPNTSYTALSYSKPDSFTHYNTPTVSYVPFIMIGKYHEVDGRVKIPITTEFHHAVNDGYHAEQFFHLLEDCCREF
- the nagB gene encoding glucosamine-6-phosphate deaminase; the encoded protein is MRIIVTKDYNDMSRKAANIISAQIITKPDCVLGLATGSSPVGTYKTLVDWYKKGDLDFSEVTTVNLDEYRGLTHDNDQSYYYFMNDNLFSHVNIDPAHTHIPDGTEPDAQKACDDFEAIVKSCGGTDLQLLGLGHNGHIGFNEPAEDFPKFTHCVDLTESTIQANARFFDKPEDVPTQAYTMGIGTIMRAKRILLIASGKDKAAIVKEALFGPVRPQVPASILQLHPDVTVVLDEEAASCL